A single Pedobacter sp. PACM 27299 DNA region contains:
- a CDS encoding methyltransferase, TIGR04325 family encodes MFYLIKELIPPIAHSLKWYSFKHGWKGNYKNYEAAKHKCRGYDEADILNKIKESTLKVKNNEIPYERDGIAYDKVQMNYSLLSSLLYIASKNDNELTLIDFGGSLGTTFYQNYPFLKHLKKLKWCIIEQPKFVAAGREQFENEHITFYSTIKECLAENNVQLFLICNVLQYLEDPYQLLEEINSTGIPHVMLDFIAYNDKPGDRITIQHVPPVFYGIEASYPCHFPDRNRVQSLLGKSYEKKYEFISAPEKYYLQLKPFRYEGSFWEINK; translated from the coding sequence ATGTTTTACCTCATCAAAGAATTAATCCCCCCTATTGCTCATAGTCTAAAATGGTATAGCTTCAAACATGGCTGGAAGGGTAATTATAAAAATTATGAAGCCGCTAAGCATAAATGCCGGGGTTATGATGAGGCAGACATTCTAAACAAAATCAAAGAGAGTACTTTAAAGGTAAAAAATAATGAAATCCCCTATGAACGGGATGGTATTGCTTATGATAAGGTTCAGATGAACTACTCATTGCTCAGCAGTTTATTATATATCGCTTCTAAGAACGACAATGAACTTACGTTAATTGACTTTGGTGGCTCCTTAGGCACCACTTTTTATCAAAACTATCCTTTTTTAAAGCATTTAAAAAAGTTAAAATGGTGTATCATTGAGCAACCGAAATTTGTAGCAGCTGGCAGGGAACAATTTGAAAATGAACACATCACCTTTTACAGCACCATCAAAGAGTGTTTAGCAGAAAACAATGTTCAACTCTTCTTAATTTGCAATGTGCTTCAATATCTTGAAGATCCTTATCAATTGCTGGAAGAAATAAACAGCACTGGCATTCCGCATGTCATGCTTGATTTTATCGCTTATAATGACAAACCAGGTGATAGAATAACGATCCAGCATGTTCCTCCGGTTTTTTATGGAATTGAAGCTTCTTATCCATGCCATTTCCCCGATAGAAATCGCGTGCAATCTTTACTTGGGAAAAGCTATGAAAAGAAATATGAGTTCATTTCCGCACCTGAAAAATACTACCTTCAACTAAAACCTTTCCGATATGAGGGATCTTTTTGGGAAATAAATAAATAA
- a CDS encoding glycosyltransferase family 2 protein, producing the protein MIIIFWISIFLIVYTFVGYGFVLYFLLKLKNLFVKPFSFKANVELPTVSLLVAAYNEEELIGEKIKNTLALNYPKDKIQFIFTTDGSSDSTPDQVRQYPEVTLLHIDAREGKMAAIKRAIPFIKGEIAVFTDANTFLNKDAILELVKHYQNPKVGAVAGEKRILVPETADASSAGEGFYWKYESLLKKWDYALYSGVGAAGELFSIRTALYQPVESDTIIDDHMIAMRIAEKGYIIAYEPNAYALETASADVKEELKRKIRIAAGGMQSILRLKKSANPFHNPIFTFQYLSHRVLRWTITPFLLILAFVLNGIIAVQTNELFYQVLFGLQVLFYLLSLIGLYFENRNIRIKALFIPYYFCVMNYAVIAGIIRYFKKNQSAAWEKSKRK; encoded by the coding sequence ATGATTATAATCTTCTGGATCAGCATTTTTTTGATCGTATATACATTTGTTGGATATGGCTTTGTGCTCTACTTTCTGCTGAAGTTGAAAAACTTGTTTGTAAAACCCTTTTCTTTTAAAGCTAATGTGGAACTGCCAACAGTCAGCCTGTTGGTTGCTGCTTATAATGAAGAAGAACTGATCGGGGAGAAAATCAAAAATACCCTCGCATTAAACTATCCTAAAGATAAAATACAGTTTATTTTTACGACGGACGGCTCTTCAGACAGTACCCCTGATCAGGTTCGCCAGTATCCGGAAGTTACCTTGCTGCACATTGATGCAAGGGAAGGAAAAATGGCAGCCATCAAAAGAGCAATTCCATTTATCAAAGGAGAAATTGCTGTGTTTACAGATGCCAATACTTTTCTGAACAAGGACGCTATTCTGGAATTGGTAAAACACTACCAGAATCCAAAAGTAGGGGCGGTAGCCGGAGAAAAAAGAATCCTCGTACCGGAAACGGCTGATGCCAGTTCTGCCGGAGAAGGTTTTTACTGGAAGTATGAGTCCTTATTGAAAAAATGGGATTATGCCCTGTATTCTGGAGTAGGTGCGGCAGGAGAGCTGTTTAGCATTCGTACTGCATTGTACCAGCCTGTAGAATCAGATACTATTATCGACGACCACATGATCGCCATGCGCATTGCCGAGAAGGGATACATCATTGCCTATGAACCCAATGCCTACGCCTTGGAAACCGCTTCTGCAGATGTAAAAGAGGAATTAAAACGCAAAATAAGAATTGCTGCGGGTGGCATGCAATCCATCTTAAGACTGAAAAAATCGGCAAACCCTTTTCATAATCCGATCTTTACTTTTCAATATTTGAGCCATAGGGTGTTGAGGTGGACCATCACTCCATTTCTCCTGATCCTGGCTTTTGTCTTAAATGGAATAATTGCAGTACAAACTAATGAGTTATTTTATCAGGTGTTATTTGGCCTCCAGGTACTTTTCTACCTTTTAAGCCTCATCGGACTCTATTTTGAAAATAGAAATATCAGAATCAAAGCCTTATTTATTCCTTATTATTTCTGTGTGATGAATTACGCTGTGATTGCAGGGATCATCAGGTATTTTAAAAAGAACCAAAGTGCAGCCTGGGAAAAGTCAAAACGGAAATAA
- a CDS encoding beta-1,6-N-acetylglucosaminyltransferase has product MRIAHLILTYTNPQQTERMIRNMYHPDFDFYIHVDKKFDINPHLFLKSLPNVYFINNRVDVKWAGFSTVIATFECIKEIVGTGIRYEFINFLSGQDYPLKSPAYIHAFFKKNIGKEFLSYRDIKNDWKEGLIRMENYFLSSYNFLGKHRLEQLINKVMPRRKLPHKLHPYGKSMFWMLSPEIAMYVVNKVEQDKKLRQFFSFCWASDEFVFQTMILNSKHKDKVVNNNYRYIDWSAGGANPKILDETDFEHLKTTKMLFARKFDMINKPEILNLIDNNLLTDGAHS; this is encoded by the coding sequence ATGCGTATCGCTCATCTGATCCTCACCTATACCAATCCTCAGCAGACTGAAAGAATGATCAGGAATATGTACCATCCTGATTTTGATTTCTACATCCATGTAGATAAAAAATTCGACATTAATCCTCACTTATTTTTAAAGTCATTACCTAACGTTTATTTTATAAATAACCGCGTAGATGTAAAATGGGCAGGATTTAGCACTGTTATTGCAACTTTTGAATGTATCAAAGAAATTGTAGGTACAGGAATCCGGTATGAATTTATTAATTTTTTAAGTGGTCAGGATTACCCGCTTAAATCACCGGCATATATTCATGCTTTTTTTAAGAAGAATATTGGCAAGGAATTTTTAAGCTACCGGGATATCAAGAATGATTGGAAAGAGGGGTTAATTCGTATGGAAAATTACTTTTTATCCAGTTATAATTTCCTGGGCAAACATCGATTAGAGCAGCTGATCAATAAAGTAATGCCACGCAGGAAGTTACCACATAAATTACACCCTTACGGAAAATCAATGTTTTGGATGCTAAGTCCAGAAATAGCCATGTATGTGGTAAATAAAGTAGAACAAGACAAAAAACTGAGACAATTCTTTTCATTTTGCTGGGCAAGTGATGAATTTGTCTTCCAAACCATGATTCTCAACTCAAAACATAAAGATAAAGTTGTCAATAATAATTACAGATACATTGATTGGTCTGCCGGAGGAGCTAATCCAAAAATATTGGATGAAACAGATTTTGAGCATTTAAAAACCACAAAAATGCTTTTTGCTAGAAAATTTGATATGATCAACAAACCTGAGATTCTAAATTTAATTGACAACAACCTATTAACAGATGGCGCACATAGTTAA
- a CDS encoding DegT/DnrJ/EryC1/StrS family aminotransferase, translating to MSRMIPYENLKTLNKPFEEKLREKFDLFLDKGWYILGEEVSLFEEEFASYHQEKYVAGVANGLDALILSLKCCKFNPGDEVIVPSNTYIATILSILHCGLTPILVEPDPRTYNIDPALIGPAITSKTAAIMVVHLYGQCCEMDPIMEIAAQHGLKVIEDCAQAHGAKYKNKLAGTFGDFGAFSFYPTKNLGALGDAGAVICKSESDHQQIKQLRNYGSEKKYHNSVVGYNSRLDELQASFLRVKLPFLDQINNHKRDLAAIYLKELKADFITPRIDPDFHHVYHIFNILHPERDRLKQYLLDHSIATEIHYPVAPQDQAALKGHLTKLDYPISSNIHQTTLSLPCSFAHTKEDIYQVVKIINKFNS from the coding sequence ATGAGCCGTATGATACCGTATGAGAATCTAAAAACTTTAAATAAACCATTTGAAGAAAAACTACGCGAGAAATTCGACCTGTTTTTAGATAAAGGCTGGTATATATTAGGTGAAGAAGTTTCCCTGTTTGAAGAAGAGTTTGCCAGTTACCACCAGGAAAAATATGTTGCTGGGGTAGCAAATGGATTGGATGCATTGATCCTCTCCTTAAAATGCTGCAAATTTAATCCTGGAGATGAGGTAATTGTACCCTCTAACACCTACATAGCAACCATTTTATCTATCCTACATTGCGGATTGACGCCAATATTGGTAGAGCCAGATCCAAGAACATATAATATTGATCCTGCTTTAATCGGTCCCGCAATTACCTCAAAAACGGCAGCGATCATGGTGGTTCATCTTTATGGACAGTGCTGTGAGATGGATCCGATTATGGAAATTGCTGCTCAGCATGGGCTGAAAGTTATTGAAGACTGTGCTCAGGCCCATGGTGCGAAATATAAGAACAAACTGGCCGGCACATTTGGGGATTTTGGGGCATTTAGTTTTTATCCCACCAAGAATTTAGGTGCTTTAGGCGATGCTGGTGCCGTAATTTGCAAATCTGAATCAGATCATCAACAGATCAAACAGCTTCGTAACTACGGTTCTGAAAAAAAATACCACAATAGTGTTGTTGGTTATAATTCCAGATTAGACGAATTGCAAGCCTCCTTTTTAAGGGTTAAGCTCCCTTTTCTTGACCAGATTAACAACCATAAACGTGATTTGGCAGCCATCTATTTAAAGGAGCTAAAAGCTGATTTTATCACACCCCGAATTGATCCTGATTTCCATCATGTTTACCATATTTTTAATATTTTACATCCGGAAAGAGATCGGTTAAAACAGTATTTATTAGATCATAGCATTGCGACAGAGATTCATTACCCAGTAGCTCCACAAGATCAAGCTGCATTAAAAGGTCATCTGACAAAATTAGATTATCCCATTTCCAGTAACATACACCAAACTACACTGAGTTTACCCTGTTCCTTTGCGCATACCAAAGAGGATATTTATCAGGTGGTAAAGATTATAAATAAGTTTAACTCCTAA
- a CDS encoding glycosyltransferase family 2 protein has translation MKLTSIISVNFNQPEVTLAFLQSVKNNTSGLPIELILVDNGSKVDHGAEFLAAYPGLKYLRSEQNLGFAGGNNIGINIASGEFLLLLNNDTEISNNLIQVLTETMDKNPEIGIISPLILYYDQPDMIQYAGFTEMNYLTARNKGIGNMEINQGQYEKQSRETAFCHGAAMMCRRADLSTVGQMAENYFLYYEELDWCEQFKRAGKKIWFTGQTKIYHKESMSVGKESSIKTYFMTRNRMLFIRRNTSWVNTFLFSCFYIGIACPKQILIYLKKGRKDLVKWVFKGVLWNFSHSKTSNYLGFKI, from the coding sequence ATGAAACTGACCTCTATAATTTCTGTTAATTTTAATCAACCCGAGGTAACCCTAGCGTTCTTACAATCAGTCAAGAATAATACCAGTGGCCTGCCTATTGAACTTATTTTGGTCGACAATGGGAGTAAAGTAGACCATGGAGCTGAATTTTTGGCCGCTTATCCGGGCCTGAAATACTTGCGTTCTGAACAGAACCTGGGCTTCGCTGGTGGCAATAATATCGGCATTAACATCGCTTCAGGCGAGTTTTTGTTGTTGCTGAACAACGATACGGAGATCAGCAATAACCTCATCCAGGTGTTAACGGAAACAATGGATAAAAATCCTGAAATTGGAATAATTTCTCCACTGATACTTTATTATGATCAACCCGATATGATCCAGTATGCGGGATTTACGGAGATGAATTACCTCACTGCGAGGAATAAAGGGATCGGTAATATGGAAATTAATCAGGGACAATATGAGAAACAGAGCAGGGAGACCGCTTTTTGCCATGGAGCAGCCATGATGTGTAGAAGGGCAGACCTTTCCACAGTAGGGCAAATGGCAGAAAACTATTTCTTATATTATGAAGAATTAGATTGGTGTGAACAGTTTAAGCGCGCAGGAAAAAAAATCTGGTTTACCGGCCAGACGAAAATCTACCATAAAGAATCGATGAGTGTAGGTAAAGAAAGCAGTATTAAAACGTATTTCATGACCAGAAACAGAATGCTTTTCATCCGCCGAAACACCAGTTGGGTGAATACATTTCTTTTCAGTTGTTTCTATATTGGCATTGCCTGCCCAAAACAAATCCTGATCTACCTGAAAAAGGGTAGGAAAGACTTGGTTAAATGGGTGTTTAAAGGCGTATTGTGGAACTTTAGCCATTCCAAAACAAGTAATTACCTGGGTTTTAAAATATAA
- a CDS encoding ABC transporter ATP-binding protein yields the protein MMKSFLAKLHNLSKNLNLLRILKLIWSASKTWTAVSIAFIVIESALFFSSLYMLKKLIDTVSKYGISNVQNESEVIKYLAFAALSAISYAAIKAISVYITEKQSGEVAEYIDSKIHESAIGLDLSFYESPEYFDILKRARDMGSDRPNMIVFSIVDIAKNAMSLVVIASMLVAIDWRLFPILALFIIPTLWVRINFADSQNALRIAQTALERKSGYMSTLLTADTHAKEIRSFGLGDYLKKIHTSIRLDLLSGRLKISKRRTYKELITSTIAAVGFFACIAYIAIGSIHGRTSVGDITLFLVAFPQAFNILQGLSTSISTLYQNNIFVKSIFELFDLKSSLPETPNPLPIPDDPLIELEIKNMSFTYPHAKRPTLTDINIKMPAGKIVAVVGMNGAGKSTLIKLMCRLYDPSSGELTLNGIDIRNFESREYRKQICAVFQDFGKYNVSAADNIRFGDIDGQGREEEIEEAAKNSGADLFIDTFPDRYQTIMGRIFEDGHEVSIGQWQKLAIARAFYSQSRFIILDEATSALDANAEKTLFDSFRERIGNRSAIVISHRQSAVKHADYIYMLSNGKIVESGTNEELMALQGHYFKLFNKNSAQPQL from the coding sequence ATGATGAAATCATTCCTAGCTAAACTCCATAATTTAAGTAAGAACCTGAATCTTTTGAGGATCTTAAAATTGATTTGGTCAGCCTCAAAAACATGGACAGCGGTCTCTATTGCTTTCATTGTTATAGAAAGTGCCTTGTTCTTTTCTTCCTTGTATATGTTGAAGAAATTAATTGACACAGTTTCTAAATATGGAATCAGCAATGTTCAGAATGAGTCGGAAGTCATTAAATACCTGGCGTTTGCCGCTTTATCTGCAATTTCCTATGCAGCAATCAAAGCAATTTCAGTCTATATTACTGAAAAGCAATCAGGGGAAGTAGCCGAATATATAGATAGTAAAATTCATGAAAGTGCAATTGGCCTGGACCTTTCCTTTTATGAGAGTCCCGAGTATTTTGACATTTTAAAACGGGCAAGAGATATGGGCAGCGATCGTCCAAACATGATCGTTTTCAGCATCGTCGACATTGCTAAAAATGCCATGAGCCTGGTTGTTATCGCTTCTATGCTGGTAGCCATCGACTGGAGGCTATTCCCTATTCTAGCCCTTTTTATCATTCCTACTTTATGGGTGAGGATAAATTTTGCAGATAGCCAGAATGCACTCCGGATTGCACAGACTGCTTTGGAGCGAAAGTCTGGTTATATGAGTACTTTATTAACTGCAGATACCCATGCTAAAGAAATCAGAAGTTTTGGATTAGGAGATTACCTGAAAAAAATACATACCAGCATTCGCTTAGACCTCTTATCAGGAAGACTAAAAATCAGTAAAAGGCGTACTTATAAAGAATTAATTACCTCTACCATTGCCGCAGTTGGTTTTTTTGCCTGTATCGCCTATATTGCTATAGGCAGTATCCATGGCCGCACTAGTGTGGGAGACATCACCTTATTTCTAGTAGCTTTTCCTCAGGCTTTTAACATCCTGCAAGGTCTTTCTACCAGTATATCTACCCTCTATCAGAATAACATTTTTGTAAAGAGTATTTTTGAACTTTTCGACCTGAAAAGCAGCTTACCCGAAACACCAAATCCACTGCCCATCCCTGATGACCCGCTAATTGAACTGGAGATCAAGAACATGAGCTTTACTTACCCTCATGCGAAACGCCCTACCCTAACGGACATCAATATCAAAATGCCCGCAGGTAAAATTGTAGCTGTGGTAGGCATGAACGGTGCTGGAAAATCAACTTTGATTAAGCTGATGTGCCGATTGTATGATCCGAGTTCGGGTGAGCTCACTCTAAACGGAATCGATATCCGGAATTTTGAAAGCAGGGAATATAGGAAGCAAATTTGTGCGGTATTTCAAGACTTTGGAAAATATAATGTTTCTGCCGCGGATAATATCCGATTTGGCGATATTGATGGGCAAGGCCGAGAAGAGGAGATCGAAGAGGCTGCAAAAAATTCAGGAGCTGATTTGTTTATTGACACTTTCCCTGACCGTTATCAAACCATTATGGGTAGGATTTTTGAGGATGGACATGAGGTCAGCATTGGTCAGTGGCAGAAATTAGCCATTGCAAGAGCATTTTATAGTCAATCGCGTTTTATCATTTTGGATGAAGCCACCAGTGCATTGGACGCAAACGCAGAAAAAACATTGTTTGATTCCTTTCGGGAAAGAATTGGAAACCGCTCCGCTATTGTCATCAGCCATAGACAGTCGGCAGTGAAACATGCAGATTATATCTACATGCTTTCCAATGGAAAAATAGTAGAGTCTGGTACAAATGAAGAATTGATGGCACTACAAGGTCATTATTTTAAACTTTTTAATAAAAATTCAGCGCAACCTCAGTTGTAA
- a CDS encoding glycosyltransferase, with translation MKKLKNKNHQEIAIITCCIDDWGGSEELWAKSIPMLKQGTRLRLYKNRINRSHPEFIKLIQQQVNLIELEPDLSLTQQFNRKIGQLIKRATIKNYRQNAGLDRFRDQLKKQPPTLVIVAQGINFDGLVYAYECHLLNIPYIIIAQKAVDFYWPYPTDRDYMKQTLLHAKQCFFVSNHNKTLTEEQFGLRLNNSTVVFNPIKTKVHILPHPDTANGYKLACVARLFIIDKAQDILLRIMNKKKWRERPITLSFIGSGLDEQGIKEMAQLLALDNVEFNGFQEDIDHLWKNYHALLLPSRSEGLPLSMIEAMSVGRTVIVSNAGGNAEIISDGINGFIAEATEKDFESAMERAWELRDQWPEIGKAASLHITNHLPISPETDFANQLNFLLDEL, from the coding sequence TTGAAAAAATTGAAGAATAAAAATCATCAAGAAATAGCTATAATCACCTGCTGTATAGACGACTGGGGCGGAAGTGAAGAACTTTGGGCAAAAAGTATCCCTATGTTAAAACAAGGTACCCGTCTGAGGTTATATAAAAACCGCATCAACAGATCGCATCCTGAGTTTATTAAACTGATCCAGCAGCAGGTCAATTTGATAGAGCTGGAACCTGACCTTTCTTTAACCCAGCAATTCAACAGAAAAATCGGACAGCTGATTAAAAGAGCGACCATCAAAAATTATAGGCAGAATGCAGGCTTAGATCGGTTCAGGGATCAACTGAAGAAACAGCCGCCAACCCTGGTGATCGTTGCGCAGGGAATTAATTTTGATGGCCTGGTTTACGCTTATGAATGTCACCTGCTGAACATACCATATATAATTATTGCGCAGAAGGCAGTTGATTTTTATTGGCCCTATCCTACTGACCGCGACTATATGAAGCAAACCCTGCTTCATGCAAAACAATGCTTTTTTGTTTCCAATCATAATAAGACTTTAACTGAAGAACAATTTGGATTACGCTTAAACAACAGCACTGTTGTTTTTAATCCCATAAAAACCAAGGTTCATATCTTACCACATCCAGATACCGCTAATGGATATAAGCTAGCTTGTGTAGCCCGTCTATTTATCATTGATAAGGCTCAGGATATTTTATTAAGGATCATGAATAAAAAGAAGTGGAGGGAAAGACCCATTACGCTTTCTTTTATCGGATCTGGACTGGATGAACAGGGCATTAAAGAAATGGCGCAGCTTTTAGCACTCGACAATGTTGAGTTCAATGGCTTTCAAGAGGATATAGATCATTTATGGAAGAATTATCACGCCCTGTTATTGCCATCAAGAAGTGAAGGCCTTCCATTGTCAATGATTGAGGCCATGTCCGTTGGACGTACTGTTATTGTCAGTAATGCCGGTGGCAATGCCGAGATCATTAGCGACGGTATAAATGGTTTCATCGCCGAAGCCACAGAAAAAGATTTTGAATCTGCTATGGAACGTGCATGGGAATTGCGCGATCAATGGCCAGAAATAGGAAAAGCAGCTTCATTACATATAACAAATCACCTCCCAATTTCTCCGGAAACGGATTTCGCGAATCAACTAAACTTCTTACTAGATGAGTTATAA
- a CDS encoding UbiA family prenyltransferase: MRFFKIIRSVEWWEYKLPPLLAIGYATALKTEGVFMMAIPQLLFLLFALVIGAVYVSIINDMTDIEADLASGKANRMVGIRPGIRWVFPAMCLLAGLVCGYFLYPDRLSILLYLIPWISFSLYSFRPVRLKNRKIWGVLADASGSHIFTSLLMVSSISEVTGQSIDWLWFWSTGVWALCYGSRGILWHQFYDRKNDIQAGLNTYAVNILPDRFRNKEITIFCIELAAIATMLFSLQLLLPVLFLLLYAVLAVIRSKRLHYVPVLIISPENRPFHILMADFYQVFFPLALLVTAAFVQPYAWIILLAQLVLFPQKTITAIKDFKPLFSR; this comes from the coding sequence TTGAGGTTTTTTAAAATAATCAGGTCTGTAGAATGGTGGGAATATAAATTACCGCCATTACTAGCTATTGGTTATGCTACTGCATTAAAAACCGAAGGTGTTTTTATGATGGCTATCCCCCAATTGCTCTTCCTGTTATTTGCTCTGGTGATTGGTGCCGTTTATGTAAGTATCATCAATGATATGACGGATATTGAAGCCGATCTAGCCAGTGGAAAAGCAAATAGAATGGTGGGCATACGTCCCGGAATCCGATGGGTTTTTCCCGCAATGTGCTTATTGGCAGGTCTCGTATGCGGTTATTTTCTGTATCCCGATCGCTTATCTATCTTGTTATACCTGATCCCATGGATCAGTTTCAGCCTTTATTCATTCCGTCCGGTAAGGTTAAAAAACAGGAAAATCTGGGGTGTGCTGGCTGATGCTTCTGGCTCTCATATTTTTACGAGTCTATTAATGGTGAGCAGCATTAGTGAGGTAACCGGGCAATCTATAGACTGGCTTTGGTTTTGGAGTACCGGTGTGTGGGCTTTATGTTATGGCTCCAGGGGAATCCTCTGGCATCAATTCTATGATCGGAAAAATGACATTCAGGCTGGTTTAAATACTTATGCAGTAAACATCTTACCTGATCGTTTCAGAAATAAAGAAATCACCATTTTCTGTATAGAGCTTGCGGCAATTGCAACCATGCTATTTTCGCTGCAGCTACTCCTGCCTGTGTTATTTTTGCTGCTTTATGCTGTGCTGGCAGTGATCCGTTCTAAACGCCTGCATTATGTCCCTGTGCTCATTATTTCTCCGGAAAACCGTCCTTTTCACATCTTAATGGCCGATTTTTATCAGGTATTTTTCCCACTTGCACTATTGGTTACTGCAGCTTTTGTACAACCCTATGCCTGGATTATATTACTCGCTCAGCTGGTACTTTTCCCTCAAAAAACCATTACGGCAATTAAAGATTTTAAGCCTTTATTTTCGAGATAA
- a CDS encoding glycosyltransferase family 2 protein codes for MSYNPLVSIVIPTFNRADKLSDAIESALNQTYKNIQVIVIDDGSTDDTAELVKKYPEVEYHWQKNGGQAAARNKGLKNAKGPILASLDSDDIWYPNFLERCVEKLESDHLDFVFANWDQDVKVGDSWDFLSGDPFLKPYHQHIKNNWSDLGNKELRDLFLKACPSPSSAVVIRKSSIVSGWDEQINIGDDWCMYLEMILTKKSKAAYTLDRLWRKRVDEINIYDGRKWSEILEFLYIADLKIKIDKFKHLLHKDELKILQRRYMASLVELSKHNLIREFNIPHSFRLLKRSFAIDIPFTLRTIPNVMMKGLGSKVKNLTEKFNKK; via the coding sequence ATGAGTTATAACCCATTAGTTTCGATTGTTATCCCCACATTTAATAGAGCAGATAAGCTCTCAGATGCTATTGAAAGTGCCCTCAATCAAACTTATAAAAATATTCAGGTAATTGTTATTGACGACGGATCAACGGATGATACCGCTGAGCTTGTCAAAAAATACCCCGAAGTAGAATACCATTGGCAGAAAAACGGCGGACAGGCCGCAGCAAGAAATAAAGGCTTAAAAAATGCAAAGGGTCCAATCCTGGCTTCTCTGGATTCAGATGACATCTGGTATCCAAATTTCCTGGAGAGGTGTGTGGAAAAACTGGAATCAGACCATCTTGATTTCGTTTTCGCAAACTGGGATCAGGATGTGAAAGTTGGAGACAGCTGGGATTTTTTATCCGGCGACCCATTTTTAAAGCCGTATCATCAGCACATCAAAAACAATTGGTCAGATCTTGGTAACAAAGAATTAAGAGATCTATTCCTGAAGGCCTGCCCTTCCCCTTCTTCCGCTGTGGTGATCCGTAAGTCTTCGATTGTTTCAGGCTGGGATGAGCAAATTAACATTGGAGATGATTGGTGTATGTACCTGGAAATGATCCTGACAAAGAAATCTAAAGCCGCTTATACGCTGGATCGCTTATGGAGAAAACGTGTAGACGAGATCAACATTTATGATGGTAGAAAATGGAGCGAGATTCTGGAGTTTCTATATATCGCTGATTTAAAGATTAAAATAGATAAGTTTAAGCACCTCCTTCATAAAGACGAACTCAAAATCCTACAAAGAAGGTATATGGCGAGTCTGGTAGAACTGTCCAAACATAACTTAATTCGGGAATTCAACATCCCACATTCTTTCCGCTTATTGAAACGCTCATTTGCAATTGATATTCCTTTTACCCTGAGAACCATCCCGAATGTGATGATGAAAGGCCTTGGCAGTAAAGTGAAAAATTTAACGGAGAAGTTTAATAAAAAATAA
- a CDS encoding sugar 3,4-ketoisomerase — MAHIVNIQTFKDSRGVLTVLDQVVPFEIKRLFYIYAVDNTDRGGHRHHETHQAAICIKGSCKITNNNGTKTEIFDLDSPEKCLFLLPEDWHVMHDFSSDAILLVLASTAFDPKDYIYEPYDTV, encoded by the coding sequence ATGGCGCACATAGTTAACATCCAAACATTCAAAGATTCCAGAGGAGTACTTACGGTTTTAGATCAAGTAGTTCCATTTGAAATTAAACGGCTTTTTTACATTTATGCTGTCGATAATACCGACAGAGGAGGCCACAGACATCACGAGACGCACCAAGCAGCTATTTGCATCAAAGGTTCCTGTAAAATCACCAATAACAACGGTACAAAAACTGAAATTTTCGATCTTGATAGTCCTGAAAAGTGCTTATTTTTATTACCAGAAGATTGGCATGTAATGCATGACTTTTCTTCAGATGCCATTTTATTGGTATTGGCTTCCACAGCATTTGATCCTAAAGACTATATTTATGAGCCGTATGATACCGTATGA